The DNA window GTTCTTCTTCCGCTTGGCCTCTTCGATCTTGTCGTTGAGCTGGCGGAGCGACAGCTTGAGCTGGTCGGTTTCCGCCTTGTGCTTGAGCCAGGTCTCGTGCAGCTGCTGGGCGCCCTGCAGCTGCTCGTTGTAACGCCCCAGCGCCTGCTTGGCCATGTCGTCCCGCCCCTCCTGCACCGCCAGCATGGCCCGGCGCTCCCAGTCCTCCGCCTGCTTCTTCATGTTCTCCGCGTCCGACTGGAGCTTCTTCTCGTCGGCGATCGCGGAAGCCACCTGCTGCTTGGCCTTGGCCAGCTGCGTCTTCATGTCGACGATGAGCTGGGTCAGCATCTTCTCCGGGTTTTCGGCCCGCGAGATGAGGTCGTTGATGTTCGACCGGAGCATGGTCGAGAGACGGTCAAAGATTCCCATGTCGCTTCACCTTTCCCGGTAAGGCGCCAGCGTGGCCAGGTGCGAAGCCAGCGCCAGCGTGATCGAGTCGAAGCTCGCCTCGAACTCGCTGAAATCGAGGTTTTCCAGCTCGAGCGTGTCGGTCAGCACGACATGGTCGCCTTCGACGCCGTAGGACCCGTGCACCAGCTCCCGGGCGTTGTACTCCAGCAGCTGGCGGAAGAGCTCCGAGCGCCGCGGGTCACTGGCGGGCAGCTCCATGACCCGGACCCGGAGGACCACCACCGGAGGCGCGTAGTGCACCACCACCTCGGCCTCGTCCGGCGTGCGGGCGAGCCAGAGGTTGGGTTCGATCTCCGTGACGGTGAGGGCGCCGCCCTCCAGCCGGTCGAGAAACGATTGAATGTCGTCTTTGGTGATCATCGATGGACTCCCCCCGGGAGCTGGTCGTTCGTTTCCTTCCGCGCGAGGAGCCGCTCGGCGAAATCTAACCGCTCCTCCACTTCGGCCAATCGGGTCTTCAACTGGTCGATCTCGCCCAGCAGCTCGGCATCGTGCTCAACCGGCCGCTTCCTGATGCGGTCCGCCAGGGCCGCGCCAACCGGGCCCTTGCCCAACCTCAGCAGCCCCAGCGCCAGGACGATCAGCGGGATGGCTACTCCAGGTCCGAGATCAACCATCGGGTTGCACTCCTCAGCGCTGGTGCCGGCCGCGCTCCCGGCTCACGGTCCATCCCCTCGGTGCAGCTGTCCCGGCGCCTCCGGTGCCCGGGCGAGCATCCGCTCGGTGAAGTCGAGCCGTTCCTCCAGCTCCGCGAGGCGGCCTTGCAGCGCATCGACCTCGCCCAGCCGCTGATGCAGCTGCTCCACTTCGGCCTTCAGGCTGGCGTCGAGGCTGCCCTTCCCCTCCAGCCGCCGGGCGAGCGCGCGCATGAGCGGCCAGAGAATGACCGTGACTGCGATGAGGGCGGCGACGACGATCGGGACGATCAGATCGGGATCGAACGGCATCTGTGGCATCGGGGGTATCGGCGGTATCGGGGTCTGCGCGATCATCCGGGCTTACCCCCTTCCACCTGGCCGTGCTCCCGTTGGGCCAGCAGTCGCTCGGTGAAGTCGACCCGCTCCTGGAGCTCGGCGACGTCGTGCCGGAGGGCGTCCACGTCGGCCAGGAGCTGGGGGTCGGCTGACGCTAGCGCCTGTCCCCGGATGCGCTCGGCCAGCGCCCGACCAACCGGACTGATGGCCAGCAGGAAGAGCGTCGCTCCCCCGAAAATGAAGATGATGGCAAGGATCCCTTCCATATCATTACTTCCCCGGTGCCTGTGGTCAGGCCCTACGGCGGGGTCGCGGCGGATGTTTCACCACGAAACGCGTAGGGCCTGAACAGGACGTCAGAGGGGAGGCGGTCGTCTACTACACCAGCTCTACCGCCTCGATTGCGCCGAGGGACACGGCAATCTCGGTGTCGTCACTGCCGGTCGGACGCAGGTAGACCTCGTGGGCCGTGACGTGGGTGTCCACGCTCATCGGAATACCGACAATTTCGGTGCGGTCGGAGGTCATGATGCGGACCACCTGCTCATGGCCGCCCGCGTAACCCAGCAGGGAGACGATGTCTTCGTACGTCATGCGGACCTCCCATGGAGGGACCTTGAAATGTAGGGCTGATCCCCGGGTCCCGCTACCGACCCACGGCGGCTTGCGCGTCGGCCACCGGCGCCGCGGCCGGATGCAGCAGATGCTGATCGAAGAAGCGGGTAATCAGCGAGAACAGATGGACCGTCGTGTTCTTGCCCTGGCAGACGCAGTGGGTCCGGTTGGGATAGTCCATCATGGTGAACGGCTTGTTCGCGGCCACCAGGGCGTTGATCAGGATCTCGCTGTTCTGGAAGTGCACGTTGTCGTCGCCGCTGCCGTGCACCAGCAGCAGGTCGCCCCGAAGCCCGCTCACGTAGCTGATGGGCGATCCGCGATCGTAGCCGTCCCGGTTGTCGGTGATGAGGCCGTTGAAGCGCTCGGTGTAGACGTTGTCGTACAACGACCAGTTGGTGACCGGTGAGACGGCCACGGCCATCCGATAGATCTCCGGGTGTTGAAACAATTCGTTCAGGCTCATGAAGGCGCCGTAGCTCCAGCCCCAGATGCCGATCCGGCTGGTATCCACGTACGGGCGCTTGGCCAGCGCCTGAGCGGCGGCCGCCTGGTCCCGCGTCTCCGGCACGCCCATCTGGCCGTAGATCGTCTTGCGCCAGGCGCGGCCCAGCGGCTGCGGAGTCCCCCGGTTGTCCACGATGGCCACCAGATAGCCCTTCTGATTGAGCATGGTGTTCCACAGGTAATAGCCGCCCCACTGATCGTCGACCTCGGTGTTTCCGGGACCACCATAGACGAAGAACAGGAGCGGGTACTTCTTGGTCGAGTCGAAGCCGGCCGGCTTCATCAGCACGCCCGGCATCTTCTTGCCGTCCTCGGCCGGCAGGCTGAGCCACTCGACGGTACCTCTCTGGACCCCGGCCAGCCGGTCGCGGAGCCGCTGGTTGTCGACCAGCGTCCGCAGCACCTGATGACCAGGGAGGCGCACCAGCCGGGTGACCGGCGGAGTGCCGAGGCGGGAGTAGGTCTCGATGGCGTAGCGAAAGTTCGGCGCGCGGTCGTATCCATGGGTGCCGGGCTCCCCCGCGGGCGAGAGCCGTTCGGGCGCGCCCTTCCCGTCGAGCCGTGCCCGGAAGAGGTAGCGCTGGGTCGGATTGTCCGGCGAGGCGATGAAGTAGAGCCAGCCGCCTTTGTCGTCCACGCCCTTGATCTCCAGTACATCGAACGCGCCCTTGGTCACCAGCCGGGTGGAGGTACCGTCCCGAGACACCACGTAGACATGATTCCACCCGTCGCGCTCGCTCACCCAGGTGAAGCTCTTTCCGCCGTTGAGCCAGACCACCTCGTTGACGACTTCGACCCAGGTAGAATCGCGCTCTGTCAGGACCGTCCGTACCTGGCCGGTGCGCGCGTCGCCCAGCATCACCTCGTCGGTGTTCTGCAGCCGGTTGAGGCGCTGGAGAAGCACCTGGTCTGAGCTCGCCGCCCAATCCATCCGCGGGATGTAGTGCTCGCGTGGGTCGCCCGCGATCTCGAGCCACCGGGTGGGCCCGCCAGCGGCGCTCACGATGCCGATCCGGGCCGCCGAGTTGGCCTGCCCGACCTTGGGATATTGCACCGGCGTCACCCGGCTGTAGAGCGAATCGGTGTCGTTGATGAGGTCGTAGTTCCGGACCTGGTCTGCGTTGAGCTGCCAGTATGCGACGCTCCGGCCATCCGGGCTCCACCGCCAGCCGTCCGCGTAATTGTTCATCAGCTCTTCTTCGTAGACCCAGTCGAAGGTCCCGTTGATCATGGTGCGCGAGCCATCGGTGGTGAGGGGCGTGATGGTGCCGGTCGCCACATCCTCCACATACAGATTGTTCTCCCGCACGTAGCCTACCCGGCGGCCATCGGGCGAGAACTTGGCGAACATCAGAGTGGACGGCTTCGCCTGCGCGCCGCCGAGCCGGCGGAGCTTGCCGGACTGCCGGTCGAGCACCCAGTAGTCGCCCCGAGTGTTGAGCCGCCACACCGGTTGGGTGTTGGTGAAGACCAGGAGCAGGTTGCCGTCGGGCGACCAGCTGTAGTCCTCCACCTCGAGCGGCACGCTATCGCCGGGTGGCACCAGCGCGCGGCTTGCGACCAGGACCGACCGGGTGCCCTTCTCCACATCGTAGCGGACCAGGTCCTGCCCGTCCCCTCCCGAATCGGGCTCCAGCGTCGTATAGGCGGAGCCTTCCGATAGCCAGCGGGAAGGGCCGAACGGCTGGGTGGCGAACTCCCCCGAGCCGAACACCCGGCCGATGGTCAGGAGACTCGAGTCGGCCTGCTGAGCGACGGCGGCGAGCGGGCAGAGCAGCAGCAGACAGGCGAGCGCGAGGCGCGGGCGACGGATCACGGATGCTCTCGGGTGTGATGTTGGTTGAGAATTGGATCGGCCAGGGCTATCCCTTCGGGGGATCTCATCGGGTCGAGCGCGGAAGCTGTTGGAGATACTTCGTGCCTCGGCGCGCTGTTGTTTCAAGGCGGAAACGTCTGGACTGCGAGGACCGAATGCGCGCCAACTCCATTCTGCCCGGTCGGGGATCGCTCATGATCGCAGTGTGCCTGGGCCTGGCCTGCTCGCCGCGTCATGAGGACCAGACCGCCGGCGAGCGGACGGCTGCTGCCACACCGTCCCCCGGGCAGCCCGCCGACTCCCAGACGGCGCTCGGTGGCGCGAGCAGCGCCAGCGCTTCCGATTCCGCGGCGGAAGCGCCGGCGCCAGCGGCGGCCGCGCCTGTCACGGCCGCGGTCAACAAGAGTGCTCCGGCGGAAAGGAAAGCGGCGTCTTCCGCGAAGAAGCCGTCGGCTCCGGCGCAGCAGCCCGCCGCGCCGGCGGAGCACCCTGGAGCCCCAGCTGACTCCGCGGCTCCAGCCGCCCCGGCACAAGGGGACGAATGGGTCACCTACGATGCCGCCAGCAACACGGTCACCTTCAAGCTCGAGGCCGGACCCTTCTCGTTCAATGGCTTCACCAACGGCGGCGCCACCCTGACGGTCCCGCCCAAGAGTACCGTGGTCATCAACTTCGTGCAGAACGACGGCACGCCCCACAGCGCCGAGGTGGCCTCCGGGGAAGGTCCGCTGCCCAACTCGGGCGTGGATCCGGCGATTCCCCGGGCCTACACCAACAAGGTGGTGGAGGGCCTGCCGCAGGGTGCCAAGGACGTCGTCCGGCTCCAGGCGCCGGAGTCCGGCAGCTATCGGATCATCTGCGGTGTGCCGGGACACGCGCTCTCAGGGATGTGGCTCTGGTTCAAGATCGATCCGGCGGCCAAGACGCCGACCTTCGGAGCGACCAAGAAGTAGCAGCGGCCCGACGCCTGCGCGCGGCGCTCACTAGTCGAGCACCTTGCGCAGGAATTCCCCCGTGTGGCTGCCCGGAACGGCGGCCACTTCCTCGGGCGTTCCGGCCGCCACGACGGTACCCCCACGCTCGCCCCCTTCAGGCCCCAGGTCGATGATCCAATCGGCCGTCTTGATGACGTCGAGATTGTGCTCGATCACCACCACGGTATTGCCCTTGTCCACCAGGCGGTGCAGCACTTCGAGCAGCAAGCGGACGTCCTCGAAGTGCAGACCGGTGGTCGGCTCGTCCAGGATGTAGAGGGTGCGGCCGGTGTCGCGCTTGGCCAGCTCGGTAGCCAGCTTCACCCGCTGCGCCTCGCCGCCGGACAAGGTGGTGGCCGCCTGGCCCAGGTGGATGTAGCCCAGGCCCACGTCGTTCAGCAGCTCGAGCTTTTCTGCGATCCGGCGCTGGCTGGCGAAGAACTCCAGTGCGTCGGCCACGGTCAGGTCCAGCACGTCGGCGATGCTGCGCCCCTTGTAGCGCACCTCGAGCGTCTCCCGGTTGTAGCGCCGGCCCTTGCAGACCTCGCACGGCACGTACACGTCGGGCAGGAAGTGCATCTCGATCTTGACCAGGCCATCGCCCTGGCAGGCCTCGCAGCGCCCTCCCTTGACGTTGAAGGAGAACCGCCCCGGTCCGTACCCCCGCATCTTGGCATCGGGAAGCTGGGTGAAGAGCTCGCGGATCGGGGTGAACAGGCCGGTGTAGGTGGCGGGGTTCGACCGCGGCGTACGGCCGATGGGACTCTGGTCGATGTCGATCACTTTGTCGATCTGGTCCAGCCCCTCGATCCGGGTGTGTGTCCCGGGCACGACCTTGGCGCGATAGAAATGCCGGGCCAGCGCCTGGTACAGAATGTCGGTAACCAGCGAGGACTTTCCCGAGCCCGACACGCCGGTCACCCCGACGAAGAGCCCGAGCGGAATCTCCACCGTGAGGTTCTTCAGGTTGTTGGCGCGCGCCCCCACGATCTTGAGCCGGTGCTTGGCCGGCGCCTCCCGCCGGCCCCGGGGCACCGGCACCCGGAGTTCGCCCCGGAGATAGCGGCCGGTGAGCGATTCGGGATGGCGGACGATCTCCTGCAACGTACCCTCCGCCACCACCTCTCCGCCGAAGCGGCCGGCCCGCGGCCCGAGGTCGATCAGGTGGTCGGCCGACTCGATGGTCTCGGCGTCGTGCTCCACCACGATCACGGTGTTGCCGAGGTCGCGGAGGCCTCGCAGGGTCCCCAGCAGGCGTTCGTTGTCGCGCTGGTGCAGGCCGATGCTGGGCTCATCCAGGATATAGAGCACCCCGACCAGCCGGGAGCCGATCTGGGTGGCCAGCCGGATCCGCTGGGTCTCTCCACCGGAGAGTGAGGTAGCGCCGCGTCCCAGCGTGAGGTAGTCGAGGCCCACGTCCCGGAGGAACCGGAGCCGGTCGATGACCTCCTTGAGGATAGGTCCGGCGATGTCCGCGTCGATCCCCGAGCTCCCGTTGGAGCGGAGCGGGATGGCCTCGAAGAAGTCGATCGCCCGCTCCACCGGCAGGTCCACCACGTCGCCGATGCTCCGCCCATGGATCAGGACCGACAGGCTCTCGGGTCGGAGCCGCTTGCCGCCGCAGGTCTGGCAGGGCTGCTCGATCATGAACTCCTCGAGCGCGGTCCGCACTGCGTCGCTGCTGGACTCGCGATAGCGACGCTCGACGTTCTTGAGGATCCCCTCCCATTCGCTCTCGTACTCGCCACGCCCCCGGGCTCCATCGGTCTGAAAGCGGAACCGTCCTGGCGCTCCATAGAGCAGCGCCTGCCGGGCCGACTCGCTGATCTCGCCCCAGGGCGCATTGAGGTCGAACTTGAACGCCTTGGCGAGGGTCGGGAGGACGACCTTCCGGAGATAGCCGCTGGGCTCCCCCCAGGGAAGGATCACGCCCTCCAGGATGGAGATGCTGGAATCACCCAGCACCAGATCGGCGTTGATCTCGCGCCGGGTGCCGACGCCGTGGCAGTCGGGACAGGCGCCGAACGGCGAGTTGAAGGAGAACTGGCGCGGCTCGAGCTCGGGCAGCGAGAGTCCGCACGCCGGACAGGCGAACCGCTCCGAGAACATCACGGACTCGCGCTCGCCCGCGCGCCCGTAGCGAACCACCTCCACGACCCCGTCGGCCGTCTTGAGCGCGGTCTCGATCGAGTCGTTGAGCCGCGAGCGGTCCTGTGCCCGCACCACCAGCCGGTCCACCACCACGCCGATATCGTGATTCCGCCGGCGCTGGAGCACGGGCACGCTGCCCAGATCGTAGGTTTCTCCATCCACCCGCACCCGGACGAACCCGCGCTTCCGCACGTCTTCCAGCAGCTCGCGAAACTCGCCTTTCCGGCCCCGCACCATCGGCGCGAGAACCTCGATCCGGGTGTCTTCCGGCCAGCCGAGCACGCTGTCGGTGATCTGCGCGGCGCTCTGCCGGGTGACCGGCGTGCCGTCGTTCGGACAGTGGGGGATGCCCACCCGGGCCCAGAGCAGCCGCAGGTAGTCGTAGATCTCGGTGACGGTGCCGACGGTGGACCGGGGATTCTGTCCGGTGGTCTTCTGCTCGATCGAGATGGCGGGCGAGAGGCCCTCGATGGCGTCGACATCGGGCTTCTCCATCAGGCCGAGGAACTGCCGGGCGTACGCCGATAGCGACTCGACGTAGCGGCGCTGTCCCTCCGCGTAGATGGTGTCGAAGGCGAGCGAAGACTTGCCCGAGCCGGAGAGCCCGGTAATCACGGTGAGTCGGTTGCGCGGGATGGCCACCGAGATGTTCTTGAGGTTGTGCTCCCGCGCGCCCCGCACAACGAGAAATTCCTGAGCCATAGCCCCGAAAGCTACCCGAAGCCCGCACCGGGGGTCAACGGGTGCCCGATCGGAAAATGCCGGCAGCGGTCACAGTATCGTCGTGGGTGGGCGATGGGCTCTCTTCCCGTTTCGAAGCTGCGCTTCTAGCATTCGGGCATCTCAATGACATTCTTCTCTGACGGCTCCGCCGATCCCCCGCCGGCCGGAAGCGGTCCCGCCGTGGCCGAGCCGAGCGGTCTTGAGCGGGCGGACGCGCTCGCGCGGGGACCGCTTCCCGGAGCGGCCGTGCCCGTGTATCGTGCGCTGCTCGCCGCGGCGCCCGATCAGCTGGAAGCCCGTCTCCACCTGGCCAGACTGCTGGTGAGTCTCGACGACACCGCGGAGGCCCTGCAGGTCCTCTCCGACGGGCTCACCATGACGCCGGACCAAACTGAGCTTCTAGTGCTGCGGGGCGGGCTCCACGGGCGGCTCCGCCACTACCTGGAAGCCGAGACGGATCTTCGGCGGGCGCTTCGGCTGCATCCGTCGCACGCGCCGGCGCATTTTGAGCTGGCGCTCCTCCTCTGGCGCAAGGGACTCATCGCGGAATCGGCTCATCACTTCCGCCGCTCGCTCGAGTTCCAGCCCGACAATCCGCGGACCCACTACTACCTGGGAGAGGCGCTCAACCAGGCCGGCGATCTCATCGGCGCGCGGACCGCGGTGTCGCGGGCATTGGAGCTGGACCCGGCCGACGCCAAGACCCACCAGTTGCTCGGCCGCATCCTCGATCGGCTCGGCCGCCCGGAAGAGGCTCGCGAGATGTATCGACGCGGGCGTGAGCTCGCCGAGTCGTGATCCGGGTCGTCGTGGATGATCTGGCGGCCCTCGCGGTGGACGCGGTGGTCCGGCCGGCGAACGCGAGCCTCGATCCGGCCACGGCGGCCGCCTCCCGCATCGACGGACTCGCCGGGGACCGGTTCGCGCTCCAGCGCAGAATCAGCATGCCGCTGGAGGCCGGGGCCGCGGTCGTCACCGGGAGCGGTGAGCTCGCGGCGGACTACGTGGTGCACGCCGTCATCCTCGACGGCAACGCGCCGGTGGGCCGGGAGGTGGTCCGCCGGGCGCTGATCTCCGCCTGGCAGCGCGCCAGCGACTGGGGACTCGCCACCTTGGCGGCGCCGCTGATCGGGGCCGGGGCGGGACAGCTCTCGGTGGAGGAGTCCGCGGCGCTGCTGGCCGAGACGTTTCCCCGGCATGGACCGGCGGGCTGCCCGGCGGAGCTGCGCATCGTGGTGGCTGGTGAAGCGGAACGGGAAGTGGTCGAGGCCATCGTACGGAGGATGACGTGATCCGGTTGACCGCGCTCACCAAGCGCTACGGCAAGTTCACCGCGGTGGACGGCCTCGATCTCGATGTCCAGCGGGGCGAGCTCTTCGGGCTGCTGGGGCCCAATGGCGCGGGCAAGACGACGTCGCTCAGGATGATCGCCGGTATTCTCCGGCCCACCAGCGGCACCATCACGGTGGGCGGCATCGATATTCAGACGCGGCCGCTGGAGGCCAAGGCCCGGTTGGGCTACATCCCCGACCGGCCCTTCGTGTACGACAAGCTTACCGGCCGGGAGTTTCTCCGCTTCGCGGCGGCGCTCTACGGCCAGCAGGGGCCGACGATCGAGCGGCGGATCGACGATCTGCTCGAGCTCTTCGAGCTGGCGCCCTGGAAGGACGAGCTGACCGAGGCCTACAGCCACGGCATGCGGCAGAAGCTGATTATTTGCGGCTCGCTGGTGCACCGCCCCGAGGTGATCGTGGTGGACGAGCCGATGGTCGGACTGGATCCCAAGAGCGCCCGGCTGCTCAAGGACCTCTTTCGCCAGTTCGTCGACCGGGGCGGGACGGTCCTCATGAGCACGCATACCATGGAGGTGGCGGAGGTCATGTGCGACCGGATCGCCATCGTATATCGGGGAAAGATCGCCGCGCAGGGCACCATGGCCGAGCTGCGGGAGCAGACCGCGTCGGGACAGACCAGCCTGGAGGACCTCTTCCTCAAGCTCACGGGCGGGCTGCAGGCCCACCAGCTCGACGCCGTGCTCGATGCCTGAGCCCTCCGCGAGACGTCTACCGCCTCAGCCCAGCCTGTGGACCATCCTCACGCCGATCTGGCGCGGGGCGGCGGCCCGTATGCGGCAGGAGCGAAACGCCTCCTGGCCCAAGCTGTTGCTGCTCGGGGTGACCGGGATCGGGTTCTGGTCGGCGCTCTTCGGTGTGGCCTATCGGGTGCTGTACTACACCCGCGGTGTGGCCGACATCGGCGACCTCCTCGCCGCCAAGGTGCTCGGCATCATCCTGCTGGCCTTTCTCTCCATTCTGCTCCTCTCCAACGTGATCACGGCGCTCTCGACCTTCTTCCTGGCCAAGGACCTGGACCTGCTGGTGAGCGCTCCGATCGGCTGGTACCGGCTGTACCTCTGCAAGCTGGGCGAGACCGTGGTGCACTCGTCCTGGATGGTGGCCTTGCTGGCGCTGCCGATCCTCACGGCCTACGGCATGGCCTATCACGGGGGACCACTCTTCCCGCTGGTGGCCCTCGTGGCATTCGTCCCGTTCCTGGTGCTGCCGGCGGCGGTGGGCACCGTGTTCACAGTGCTCCTGGTCAACGTCTTTCCCGCCCGCCGGACCCGCGAGCTGCTCGGCCTGGTGGCCATCAGCGGCCTGGCAGTCGCGGTGCTGCTGCTCCGCTTCATCCGGCCGGAGCAGCTCGCCCGACCGGAGGGATTCCGCAACTTCGTCGATTATCTCGCCGTGCTCCGCACGCCGACCAGTCCCTGGCTGCCCAGCGAGTGGGCGTCGGCGATCCTCATGAACTGGCTCACCCGGGTGGGGGACCCACTGCCGATCATGCGGATCTGGGGCGCCGCGGTGCTGGTGTTGGCGGCCGGGGCGGCGGTGCATCGGGAGCTCTTCTATTCGGGATTCTCGAAGGCACAGGAAGGGGCCGAGCGGAAGGTGCGCCGCCCTCTGCGGGGGCCGCTCTCCTCCG is part of the Gemmatimonadales bacterium genome and encodes:
- a CDS encoding sulfocyanin-like copper-binding protein, producing MRANSILPGRGSLMIAVCLGLACSPRHEDQTAGERTAAATPSPGQPADSQTALGGASSASASDSAAEAPAPAAAAPVTAAVNKSAPAERKAASSAKKPSAPAQQPAAPAEHPGAPADSAAPAAPAQGDEWVTYDAASNTVTFKLEAGPFSFNGFTNGGATLTVPPKSTVVINFVQNDGTPHSAEVASGEGPLPNSGVDPAIPRAYTNKVVEGLPQGAKDVVRLQAPESGSYRIICGVPGHALSGMWLWFKIDPAAKTPTFGATKK
- a CDS encoding ABC transporter ATP-binding protein, which encodes MIRLTALTKRYGKFTAVDGLDLDVQRGELFGLLGPNGAGKTTSLRMIAGILRPTSGTITVGGIDIQTRPLEAKARLGYIPDRPFVYDKLTGREFLRFAAALYGQQGPTIERRIDDLLELFELAPWKDELTEAYSHGMRQKLIICGSLVHRPEVIVVDEPMVGLDPKSARLLKDLFRQFVDRGGTVLMSTHTMEVAEVMCDRIAIVYRGKIAAQGTMAELREQTASGQTSLEDLFLKLTGGLQAHQLDAVLDA
- a CDS encoding tetratricopeptide repeat protein, encoding MTFFSDGSADPPPAGSGPAVAEPSGLERADALARGPLPGAAVPVYRALLAAAPDQLEARLHLARLLVSLDDTAEALQVLSDGLTMTPDQTELLVLRGGLHGRLRHYLEAETDLRRALRLHPSHAPAHFELALLLWRKGLIAESAHHFRRSLEFQPDNPRTHYYLGEALNQAGDLIGARTAVSRALELDPADAKTHQLLGRILDRLGRPEEAREMYRRGRELAES
- a CDS encoding PspA/IM30 family protein, producing the protein MGIFDRLSTMLRSNINDLISRAENPEKMLTQLIVDMKTQLAKAKQQVASAIADEKKLQSDAENMKKQAEDWERRAMLAVQEGRDDMAKQALGRYNEQLQGAQQLHETWLKHKAETDQLKLSLRQLNDKIEEAKRKKNILVARAKRAEAQQRIQETMSGMSDKSAFESFERMAEKIEATERKALASAELNEEVSGDRLARQFEVLEYKGSSDQQLLELKAKMGLLPAGGAGQTRQLNKGAGDVHDAELVEEGDEGTGR
- the uvrA gene encoding excinuclease ABC subunit UvrA, producing MAQEFLVVRGAREHNLKNISVAIPRNRLTVITGLSGSGKSSLAFDTIYAEGQRRYVESLSAYARQFLGLMEKPDVDAIEGLSPAISIEQKTTGQNPRSTVGTVTEIYDYLRLLWARVGIPHCPNDGTPVTRQSAAQITDSVLGWPEDTRIEVLAPMVRGRKGEFRELLEDVRKRGFVRVRVDGETYDLGSVPVLQRRRNHDIGVVVDRLVVRAQDRSRLNDSIETALKTADGVVEVVRYGRAGERESVMFSERFACPACGLSLPELEPRQFSFNSPFGACPDCHGVGTRREINADLVLGDSSISILEGVILPWGEPSGYLRKVVLPTLAKAFKFDLNAPWGEISESARQALLYGAPGRFRFQTDGARGRGEYESEWEGILKNVERRYRESSSDAVRTALEEFMIEQPCQTCGGKRLRPESLSVLIHGRSIGDVVDLPVERAIDFFEAIPLRSNGSSGIDADIAGPILKEVIDRLRFLRDVGLDYLTLGRGATSLSGGETQRIRLATQIGSRLVGVLYILDEPSIGLHQRDNERLLGTLRGLRDLGNTVIVVEHDAETIESADHLIDLGPRAGRFGGEVVAEGTLQEIVRHPESLTGRYLRGELRVPVPRGRREAPAKHRLKIVGARANNLKNLTVEIPLGLFVGVTGVSGSGKSSLVTDILYQALARHFYRAKVVPGTHTRIEGLDQIDKVIDIDQSPIGRTPRSNPATYTGLFTPIRELFTQLPDAKMRGYGPGRFSFNVKGGRCEACQGDGLVKIEMHFLPDVYVPCEVCKGRRYNRETLEVRYKGRSIADVLDLTVADALEFFASQRRIAEKLELLNDVGLGYIHLGQAATTLSGGEAQRVKLATELAKRDTGRTLYILDEPTTGLHFEDVRLLLEVLHRLVDKGNTVVVIEHNLDVIKTADWIIDLGPEGGERGGTVVAAGTPEEVAAVPGSHTGEFLRKVLD
- a CDS encoding macro domain-containing protein: MIRVVVDDLAALAVDAVVRPANASLDPATAAASRIDGLAGDRFALQRRISMPLEAGAAVVTGSGELAADYVVHAVILDGNAPVGREVVRRALISAWQRASDWGLATLAAPLIGAGAGQLSVEESAALLAETFPRHGPAGCPAELRIVVAGEAEREVVEAIVRRMT
- a CDS encoding S9 family peptidase, which translates into the protein MIRRPRLALACLLLLCPLAAVAQQADSSLLTIGRVFGSGEFATQPFGPSRWLSEGSAYTTLEPDSGGDGQDLVRYDVEKGTRSVLVASRALVPPGDSVPLEVEDYSWSPDGNLLLVFTNTQPVWRLNTRGDYWVLDRQSGKLRRLGGAQAKPSTLMFAKFSPDGRRVGYVRENNLYVEDVATGTITPLTTDGSRTMINGTFDWVYEEELMNNYADGWRWSPDGRSVAYWQLNADQVRNYDLINDTDSLYSRVTPVQYPKVGQANSAARIGIVSAAGGPTRWLEIAGDPREHYIPRMDWAASSDQVLLQRLNRLQNTDEVMLGDARTGQVRTVLTERDSTWVEVVNEVVWLNGGKSFTWVSERDGWNHVYVVSRDGTSTRLVTKGAFDVLEIKGVDDKGGWLYFIASPDNPTQRYLFRARLDGKGAPERLSPAGEPGTHGYDRAPNFRYAIETYSRLGTPPVTRLVRLPGHQVLRTLVDNQRLRDRLAGVQRGTVEWLSLPAEDGKKMPGVLMKPAGFDSTKKYPLLFFVYGGPGNTEVDDQWGGYYLWNTMLNQKGYLVAIVDNRGTPQPLGRAWRKTIYGQMGVPETRDQAAAAQALAKRPYVDTSRIGIWGWSYGAFMSLNELFQHPEIYRMAVAVSPVTNWSLYDNVYTERFNGLITDNRDGYDRGSPISYVSGLRGDLLLVHGSGDDNVHFQNSEILINALVAANKPFTMMDYPNRTHCVCQGKNTTVHLFSLITRFFDQHLLHPAAAPVADAQAAVGR